aCTTATATATCTTTTTGAGACCTTACTTTCAGTTTTGGGGACTATATGCCCAAAAGTGAAATTGCTTgataatatggtagttctatttaaaaattttgaaagatacactggtctgttttccatagtagctgtaccaatttacatcctcACCCACAAtgcatactgctactgctgctaagtcgcttcagtcgtgtctgaccctgtgcgaccccatagacggcagcccaccaggcttctccgtccctgggattctcctggcaagaacactggagtgggttgccatttccttctctgatgcatgaaagtgaaaagtgaaagtgaagtcgctcagtcgtgtccgactcctagggagcccatggactgcagcctaccaggctcctctgtacatgggattttccaggcaagagtactggagtggggtgccattgccttctctgcacaatGCATAAGGGTTCCACTTTCTTCAGCCTTGTCAacctttggcttttttttttttttttgagtggccATTGTGATAGCTATGAAGTGGTATCtaactgtgattttgatttgcatttccctagtgcttagtgatattaagcatcttctcatgtgttgtcattttacatatcttctttggagaaatatctatttaagtcACTTTTTAAATCAAGTTGGTTTTGctattgttgagttgtaggagttctttatatactttagATATTAACTCCTTGGCAGAgtcatgatttgcaaatatttcctcccattccatggactgccttttcactctgttgattgtgCCTTTTGATGCACAGAAGTTTTAAACTTTGATATAGTCtaattttcctgttcttttctcttgctgtctgtgcttttagtgtcatattgaagaaatcattgccaaatctaGTATCATGAAGTTTTcctcttatgttttcttcaaCATCTGTATAGTTTCATCTTTTACATTTAGTTCTTTCATGCATTTTGAATTAACTTTTGCATAGGGTGTGAAGTATGAGtttaatttccttctcttccatgtggatatccagttttcctaaaaccatttgttggaaagacaggcttttctccactgaatggtcttggcaccTTGTTGAACATTACTTGACTATatatatgtggggcttccctggtggctcagtgtaaagaatccacctgccaatacaggagatgagggttggaTCCGTGTGGGGGGAAggagatcccgtggagaaggaaatggcaacccactccagtactggttgcctgggaaatcccatggacaaaaagaacctggcaggctacagtccatcgggttgcaaaagagttggacatggcttaagGACTAAACAACATATACGAGAGGATTTTGAGCTATAAACTTTTGGGGGTGGTGGTACAGAAAGGACATGGTTTCTGCTTTAAGGAAGCCTCAGCAGAGTTGAATACTCGGTTTCTGTTTCATACAGCATTTGTCCAGTGCTGGTTGTGTGCTCAGTGGGTGCATGTTTTCCCACACTTTATCTCTTAATTTTCCCATTCAAACAGTGAGACAGATAAGATGATCCCCTTTAACAGAGAAGTAAACTCAGTCCCCAGAAGAGCACGGTTATGTTTTACGTAGAGGCAGGAACAGAGTCAAGATTTGAACCCAAAGTTATTGGTTCCATGTGTCCTGTTGGGTTAAGACGGACCTCCtgttctcatctctaaaatgcgAGCAGAAGTGAAAGCAGATGGTCTCTATTGAGCAGCCTTGCAGCTGTAGGATCCGATGCATCAAGGGGTCAGTAAAAGCCATGGACCAAGCCTGAGATgtagacattgctgctgctgctgctgctgctgagtcgcttcagtcgtgtccgactctgtgcgaccccagagacggcagcccaccaggctcccccgacctgggattctccaggcaagaacactggagtggtttgccatttcctgctccaatgcatgaaaatgaaaagtgaaagtgaagtcgctcagttgtgtccgacttttcccgaccccatggactgcagcccaccaggctcctccgtccatgggattttccaggcaagagtactggagtggcgttcCATTAGacactactactgctgctgctgctgctgctaagtcgcttcagtcgtgtccgactctgtgcgactccagagaaggcagcccaccaggctccccgtccctgggattctccaggcaagaacactggagtgggttgccatttccttcaccagtgcatgaaagtgaaaagtgaaagtgaagtcgctcagtcgtgtcccactccatggactacagcgtaccaggctcctccgcccatgggattttccaggcaagagtactggagtggggtgccattgccttcaaattGCAGAAAAAAAGCCTATGCTCCAATGCCGGCCGGAAGACCAGAGTCCCGGGACCAGAGCCCCGCCCCCGGGCGGACCCCAAGTTTTACCCGGAACTAGGGCGCGGCTGGGCTGTGCTATTGGCACGGGTGGGAGACGAGCAGAAGAAAATTGCCTGCGACGAGATTCTCGTTGAAATGCCTCCATGATCCCCCCGGATGGACAGATTACTATTTCTGGATGCCTCTAGGATTACCTCCGATGCCTCTCTCCCTTTTACTCACCTCCCGTGGCgttatttctttccctttgccCCTGCATTGGATGTTCTTTTGGTACGCCCCAACCCGGACCGGGAGGGGCGAGGCGCCCTCGCAGAAGCACTGCGCATGCGAATCCCGCCGAGGCCGGGTGGGGCGGCTGGGTGGGAGCACGGACCCCGCCCCTTCGCGACTCCACGCGTGACGTCGCGGGGGGCGCCGGCCTCCGCCCGGCTGCGAGCGGTGAGAGCGAGCGGCGGGCAGATCTGACGCTGCTAGAGCGGGAAGGGATGCGGGTGTTGAGTTTCTGCAGGAGGGGcttggcgggggaggggaggcttaGGGGCACCACCAGCCGCCGACCTCTGGCTCTGCCCTCCCCCTTCCTGCCTTTTCCGTCCTTCCAGATGTGCCAGGACGGGAAACAGGGCCGGGGCTGAGCCTTGGTGACACCTGCATTTCCCTGGAGCCCTCCTTCTCCCCCAGCCCATCTGTTTATCTCACCTTCCAGATGTTCCTTTTCATCAGGCTGTCACTTCTCGCCAGGGAAAGAGCACTCACTTGGAAGAGGAGCCGGGTTTCAGACTTTGGCCCTTCCACTCCTTTGTTAAAGTGCCCGAACCTCAATTTTCCCCGTAGTTATTTTTGCCTTGTCCCACCTGGTTTTGAAGATCCATATGACCCagagaaatagaaaggaaatgaacATTTGTTCAGTTCTTGCAAGGCCAGGTACTAGGGCAACTTTTATCTGCCTCATTTAGTCCTCCCTATTTGATGTTCCTAcaactcccatttcacagatttcTTAAACTCACACAGGTTCGCTGATTTGTCTCCTTGAGCCAGTGACCGGCAGAGGAGGATTTCAGTTGAGTTTAGCTCCAAAGTGGAGTTTTTTTGGTCCGACGCTTACTTGTCTGGACTCTGAGCTGGAACCCTGGCCAGACCATAGCCCCGGAACAGCTGCTTCCTGAAtttctcccctggagaattcTCCTTTTTGAGTTCCTTTTTCCAGCACAGCGTACTCTGCTCTGCTTCCGCCTTGATTACTTCAGAAATgaaattcagcaaacatttattgagtggtGCATGGAGATGAACACTCGGAGTTAAGAGCCTCGGATTcctgtcctggctctgccacactggctgtgtggccttggacaagtccCTTCTCTTCCCGATGCTTTAACTTCCCTTTGAATGAAATGGGTAAGTGCCTTCTTACTGGCAGGCTCTTGTCCAGTTCTCCCTTCCTGTCCTCCCGCAGGCTGTTTCCGGAGGCTCAGACCCCTCTGCTCCCCATGGGCAGCTGCCAGGCAGGGCACTACCTGCATTTCTGCCTGGCCCACCACCCGCCTCTGGTCTGTGCCACTTTGATCCTGCTGCTTCTTGGCCTTTCTGGCTTGGGTCTTGGTGGTTTCCTCCTCACCCACAGGACTGACCTGCGCAGCCCTGACATCCCCCAGGTGAGTACTCACCCTCCTGCTCATCCATCCCCTGCAGGCCACTTCTTGCTGCTGACCTCCTCTCACCTCTCCTCACCTTCTTTTTGCACACAGGACTGGGTCTCCTTCTTGAGATCTTTTGGCCAGCTGACCCTGTGCCCCGTGAACGGGACAGTCACAGGGAAGGGGCGTGGGTCTCATATCGTGGGCTTACTGACCACCTTGAACTTCGGAGATGGTCCAGACAGGAACAAGACCCAGACATTCCAAGCCCAGGTCCAGGGTAGTCGGATGGGATTGAAAGGTGAGATCAAGGAGGAATTGTGGGGTTGGATATCAGAACACTCAGGGGTGGGGCCCTGCCTCTGACCTCACCATCCTGGTGACCTTGGCCACATCTCTGGGCCTTAATCACTTCTGCTATAATAGGACTAGATATTTTCAGTGAACACCATGCCCACTGTGTATATTCTCGATAAATGTTTTCTCTGTCCCCTTCCAGCTTTGAGGGTCCTTTGATTCTATCCTTGGAGGTGTGGTGAGATTGGCAAGATTTGACCTAAAGTTCTTTCTCAGTCCTCTTCACCCCTTGAGGCTTCTGTTAAAGGCACCTTCTTTATTCCTCAGGGATATCAGAAAAGCATGTTCTATTTATTTAACCTAGTGTCTTTAGTCCCTGATACATGCTTGATACAGTGCCTGATAGCTCTGTGAGCTCTGTGTGCTATGAAGTACACAGAAAAATTAGGCATCTTCCATTCCCAAATTGCCAAGTTTTCTGGGAAAATGACGAGTGAGAGTGAGTTGGGGGTGCCATTCATTCCTGGGTGAGATTTGGCCTCAAGTTCCTTATCTAAAGACTGTGGaaatgaaggaggaggagagaaaagtggAATTCTTAGACTTCTGTGGTCCTTTCCAACACTATCGTTCTAAGATTCTCCATGGAATCAATATGTGTATTTGTAGGGaggcacacatatacacatgttgCCAGGTGAGAGTAGGTCTTTTTATTGtcaggtgtacatgtgtgtgaTCAGAGAGCAAGAGTAAAGGaatgtatatgatatatacagACTTGGaacattttttcctgttctttttatgtaaaatatatatataaatataaaagattcACATAACCATAAAACACacctatttaaaatgtacaagtaAATggcttttttatattaaaaaaaatgttgcaaCTGTCACCACTGTCCATTCTAGAACGTTTTCATTACCTGATGAAGAAATCCTGTTCCCATTAGCATGTACTTCCCTTTTTCTCCTAACCttccagccctaggcaaccagTAATACTTTCTATCTCTGAAGATAtaccttttctggacatttcatataatatgttgtcttttgtgattggcttcttttacttagcataatgttttcaaggttcatccatattgtatgATATgttagtacttcatttctttttattgctgaaaggCATTCAGTATATGCAtattccacattttatttatccattcatcagttgattgacatttgaattgtttccatttcttatGTGTTATGAATGATGCTGCTGTAAACACTGATGTACaagttattgcattattctgtgttttcatttcttttgagtatatacctagaagtggagtttctgggtcatatagtaactctGTGTTTAAGGAACTGctagactgttttccaaaatgactgtaccattttatattccttccAGCAGTGTATAAGAGTTctaatttcttcacattctcaccaacactggtTATTGCCTGTTTTTTGACTATAGCCATCCTAgtcagtgtgaagtgatatctaaTTACGTTTCTGATTtgcgttttctttttttattgaagtacagttgatttacagtgttgtgttaatttatgctgtacatcaaagtgattcagttatacatatatatattcttcttcatattcttttccattatggtttattacagaatattgaatgtcctgtgctatacagtaggaccttgttgtttatacagtctatatataatagttggcTAATCCCAGACTCTcaacccgcccccacccccactttcccttggcaaacacaagtctgttctctctgtttgtgagtctgtttctgtttcatagatacgttcatttgtgttgtattttagattctgcatataaataatatcgtatggcatttgtctttctctttctgacttcacttggtgtgatcatctctaggtccatccatgctgctgcaaatggcattatttcactctttttatggctgagtagtaagTATCTAGGTTTTTGCCAGGTCTTGGCTGTtgtggggtgcatgtgtcttcttgaattatagttttgtctggatatatgcccaggagtgggattgctggatcctatggcaactctatttttaattttttagggacctttcatactgttttctgtagagactgcactagtttacattcctaccaacagcgtaagagggttcccttttctc
This genomic interval from Bos mutus isolate GX-2022 chromosome 25, NWIPB_WYAK_1.1, whole genome shotgun sequence contains the following:
- the TMEM219 gene encoding insulin-like growth factor-binding protein 3 receptor isoform X1; protein product: MGKCLLTGRLLSSSPFLSSRRLFPEAQTPLLPMGSCQAGHYLHFCLAHHPPLVCATLILLLLGLSGLGLGGFLLTHRTDLRSPDIPQDWVSFLRSFGQLTLCPVNGTVTGKGRGSHIVGLLTTLNFGDGPDRNKTQTFQAQVQGSRMGLKGSFARELVLVTARVTTERTPGTCLYFSAIPEILPSSQPPIPCSEEGAGNATLSPRMSEECVGVWSHEGLVLTKLLTSVWINFLGLDSELEEMLQKVESWNVGGNKRLFCSVFSGVLIGGWIEVGILG
- the TMEM219 gene encoding insulin-like growth factor-binding protein 3 receptor isoform X2; this encodes MGKCLLTGRLLSSSPFLSSRRLFPEAQTPLLPMGSCQAGHYLHFCLAHHPPLVCATLILLLLGLSGLGLGGFLLTHRTDLRSPDIPQDWVSFLRSFGQLTLCPVNGTVTGKGRGSHIVGLLTTLNFGDGPDRNKTQTFQAQVQGSRMGLKGSFARELVLVTARVTTERTPGTCLYFSAIPEILPSSQPPIPCSEEGAGNATLSPRMSEECVGVWSHEGLVLTKLLTSEELTLCGSRLLVLGFFLILFCGLCCLTAACFHPRRESHWSRTRL